In Uranotaenia lowii strain MFRU-FL chromosome 2, ASM2978415v1, whole genome shotgun sequence, one genomic interval encodes:
- the LOC129742938 gene encoding uncharacterized protein LOC129742938 — MKKEVEFKKNLVIYRQARDSMERAMNFMQNFDPDTQVEQALARKNALESNYKKFCQASLNLESLEEEENTEIDFPKDMAAFEEDYFTLKAFYASLEVPRTPAPLSGSSGHSFRALKLPDIKLPEFSGSILRWFSYYDTFDSLVHNNAELSDVQKFHYLKSTLRGEALKLVEKMSVTGNNYSVALKMLTDRYQNLNILVRSHIEALFKVEKVRKECPRELTSLVGDFENNLGVLEKLGENTKGWSSLLVHMVSARLDHNTLREWQRAADKKKMPTYDELINFIREYVMELETLQSDRPVRDSRPNLQSVNAATDVKSNDNCAACGKGHRLYFCEQFKHMPVTQRTAIVKKSGLCVNCLFGKHSFATCKYGACRVCGTKHHTLLHNPDVDKARGSGTNQVPKQPSVSNFAGVDSSLPVPLSLSANTHSGTKRLDLSPSNQVFLATAVVKVLGPKGTSFLARVLLDSASQPNLMTERFRRLLNSRKTPGNTEIAGIGGNISAVSLFSTVATVASRFNNFRVPLEFIVMDKVTSDLPTCTIDVNDWAIPENIRLADPSFATRGPIDMVIGARVFFELLRSGHSKLGDGKPMLQNSVFGWLVSGFHDSGSNADEVRVHCNLSTFHDLEQSVSRFWELEMCQNNSTLSVEERLCENHFESTTRRDDSGRYIVSLPKKPELIGQLGNSRAIAVRRFYCLEKRLEQNSDLKAQYSSFMSEYLALGHMKLVDAVEDAPGRHFYLPHHAVFKPDSSSTKLRVVFDGSCKTTSGFSLNDLLLKGPTVQDDMISIILRFRMHPVVVTADVTKMYRQIWVAEEDRAYQRILWRESSSEPLRTYELTTVTYGTTTAPYLATRCLQQIADDEAQKFPKAVPVVKQGFYVDDVMRGFDTVEEAVTAIRETSLMLNSCGFPLCKYASNVSEVVEQFPAELREQASVLELDRSSPIKALGLFWKLTSDELLFKVPEWPDVPSTKRNILSHICSLFDPLGLVGPVIVRAKMLIQLLWEMQLGWDDPVPTSISDQWMEISSQLPILSQLSIPRFVLTEKLATLELHGFADASLRAYGACIYLRSISASGAVTVRLMTAKSRVAPTEKRRPTLARLELCASLRLANLQNQLLESLQLQCPRFLWSDSTITLHWISRDPSNWNSFVANRVSQIQQLTETATWLHVPTEDNPADHISRGLTPESIVGNELWWNGPKWLLRPPQHWPASAYSWKTQPPPEVDTEKRKAVPISAVCTHQESWTRETLGYFDSYYRLLRIIALCKRFMNNCKLLEHARTVGFLAPSEIRSAELSLLQCVQLEEFAEDHKRLRQGSTVSQKSPLLKLRPFMDQNEQLIRVGGRLKNAPIPFDRKYPFLIPKKHFITDLIFLDAHEETLHAGPSHLLAAVRRRYWPIDGPNKARNTVHQCIVCFRNKPRFAQQVMAHLPAVRVTPSLPFISTGVDFMGPVYLKPPRKQGPIKSYICVFVCMVTKAAHLELVMSLTSDAFIAALKRFCSRRRRPSDIYCDNATNFVGAKNQLEELRVLFLSQRHQSEIARTTARMGIAFHFIPPRSPTFGGLWEACVKSVKHHLHRVTLDVLQTQEEMTTTVAQIEACLNSRPLTPRSNDPTDLEALTPGHFLIGGPILALPEPNLTSLPSNHLSRWQDQQRVLQTLWDRWYAEYLPTLQRLQKWPGKHPNLAVGDMVLVEDNNLPPTKWPIARVLKTIVGDDACGRVADVLCDGNQIRRCSIRKMCPLPHCEASTVTESERQPSAPSCTPQPSPTIDLQAPSTLPAAAQLLAPNSEIGSDDDNDE; from the coding sequence ATGAAGAAAGAAGTGGAGTTTAAGAAAAACTTGGTGATTTATCGCCAGGCTCGAGATTCAATGGAACGAGCCATGAAtttcatgcaaaatttcgatCCGGATACGCAAGTTGAGCAAGCTTTAGCTCGAAAAAATGCTCTTGAGAgtaattataagaaattttgccaagccTCATTGAATCTTGAGAGCCTTGAGGAGGAGGAAAATACTGAGATAGATTTCCCCAAGGATATGGCTGCTTTTGAGGAGGATTACTTCACGCTTAAAGCGTTTTACGCATCGCTAGAGGTACCCCGCACGCCAGCACCATTGTCAGGTTCATCGGGTCATTCTTTTCGGGCCCTGAAGTTGCCGGATATTAAACTGCCGGAATTCAGTGGCAGTATTTTACGGTGGTTTTCGTACTACGACACGTTCGACTCGTTAGTACATAACAACGCAGAGTTATCAGATGTGCAGAAGTTTCACTACCTCAAGTCGACTCTTCGAGGAGAGGCATTGAAACTTGTTGAGAAAATGTCTGTAACGGGTAACAATTATTCAGTGGCGCTGAAAATGTTGACTGATCGGTATCAGAACTTGAACATCCTGGTACGCAGTCACATTGAGGCGTTGTTCAAAGTGGAAAAGGTGCGCAAGGAATGTCCCCGGGAATTGACAAGTTTGGTCGGCGACTTCGAGAACAACTTAGGAGTTTTGGAGAAGCTGGGCGAGAACACGAAAGGCTGGAGTTCACTTCTGGTGCACATGGTGTCAGCGCGGCTGGATCACAACACGCTTCGCGAGTGGCAGCGAGCAGCggataaaaaaaagatgccGACCTACGACGAGCTGATCAATTTTATCCGTGAGTACGTGATGGAGCTAGAGACGTTGCAGTCCGATCGACCAGTGCGTGACTCCAGACCCAATCTCCAGAGCGTGAATGCTGCTACCGACGTCAAATCCAACGACAACTGTGCGGCGTGCGGGAAGGGACATCGTTTGTATTTCTGCGAGCAGTTCAAACACATGCCGGTTACTCAACGTACTGCGATCGTGAAAAAATCTGGATTGTGTGTCAACTGCCTCTTTGGAAAGCATTCGTTCGCTACCTGCAAGTACGGAGCCTGCCGAGTATGCGGAACCAAGCATCACACGCTACTACACAATCCAGATGTGGATAAAGCAAGAGGATCCGGCACAAATCAAGTTCCGAAGCAGCCTTCCGTTTCCAATTTCGCTGGTGTCGATAGTTCGCTTCCTGTTCCTCTCAGCCTCTCCGCCAATACGCACTCGGGGACCAAACGTCTCGACCTCTCCCCTTCGAACCAAGTATTTCTCGCCACTGCTGTTGTCAAAGTTCTCGGTCCAAAGGGTACTTCGTTCCTCGCTCGAGTTCTGCTTGATAGCGCTTCGCAGCCGAATCTCATGACTGAAAGGTTTCGTCGTCTTCTGAATTCGCGGAAGACTCCTGGTAACACAGAGATCGCTGGCATTGGTGGAAATATTTCTGCAGTTTCGCTGTTTTCGACTGTCGCTACGGTTGCCTCACGGTTCAACAACTTCCGAGTTCCGCTGGAGTTTATTGTGATGGATAAGGTGACCAGCGATCTTCCAACTTGCACCATCGATGTTAACGATTGGGCCATTCCGGAGAATATTCGTCTCGCCGATCCATCGTTTGCTACGCGTGGTCCCATCGATATGGTGATTGGTGCACGGGTTTTCTTCGAGCTCTTGCGAAGCGGTCACTCCAAACTTGGCGACGGAAAACCAATGCTCCAGAATTCGGTGTTTGGTTGGCTCGTATCCGGTTTTCACGACAGCGGTTCCAATGCGGATGAAGTTCGGGTCCATTGTAACTTGTCGACGTTCCACGATCTTGAACAGAGCGTTAGCCGATTTTGGGAGCTTGAAATGTGTCAGAATAATTCTACGTTGTCAGTGGAGGAGCGCCTTTGTGAGAACCACTTCGAATCAACAACTCGCAGGGATGATTCCGGGCGTTACATCGTCAGTCTGCCCAAAAAACCGGAACTCATCGGTCAGCTGGGAAATTCGCGTGCTATCGCCGTTCGTCGATTCTATTGCCTCGAAAAACGTCTTGAGCAGAATTCCGATCTCAAGGCACAATATTCCTCGTTCATGTCCGAATATCTTGCGCTTGGACATATGAAATTGGTTGATGCTGTCGAGGATGCTCCGGGTCGCCATTTCTATTTGCCACATCATGCTGTTTTCAAGCCGGACAGTTCTTCTACGAAGCTGCGAGTAGTGTTCGACGGTTCCTGCAAAACCACTTCGGGTTTTAGCCTCAACGATTTGCTGCTGAAGGGTCCAACTGTTCAGGATGACATGATTTCGATCATTCTACGGTTTCGGATGCATCCTGTTGTCGTAACAGCTGACGTGACGAAAATGTACCGCCAAATCTGGGTAGCAGAGGAAGATCGGGCTTATCAGCGGATTCTCTGGCGTGAATCTTCTTCGGAACCACTTCGTACGTACGAGCTCACGACGGTCACTTATGGCACCACCACCGCACCGTACCTAGCAACACGATGTCTGCAGCAAATAGCCGACGATGAAGCCCAGAAGTTTCCGAAAGCAGTTCCCGTAGTCAAACAAGGTTTCTACGTTGACGACGTTATGCGTGGGTTCGACACAGTGGAGGAAGCAGTCACAGCTATACGAGAAACGTCTCTGATGCTGAATTCCTGTGGTTTTCCTCTCTGTAAATACGCATCCAATGTTTCAGAAGTAGTTGAGCAGTTTCCAGCAGAGCTTCGAGAACAGGCCTCCGTTTTGGAACTTGATCGTTCGTCTCCAATCAAAGCACTCGGCTTATTTTGGAAGCTTACCTCCGATGAGCTTCTGTTCAAAGTTCCTGAATGGCCAGACGTCCCTTCGACCAAGCGAAATATCCTGTCGCATATCTGCAGCTTGTTCGATCCGCTTGGGTTAGTTGGTCCGGTGATTGTTCGTGCGAAAATGCTGATCCAGCTCCTTTGGGAAATGCAGTTAGGCTGGGATGATCCGGTTCCCACAAGTATTTCCGACCAGTGGATGGAGATATCATCGCAGCTCCCGATTTTGTCGCAGCTTTCGATTCCTCGCTTCGTGTTGACGGAGAAGCTAGCCACTTTAGAGCTTCATGGGTTTGCTGACGCTTCACTGCGTGCATATGGTGCCTGCATCTACCTTCGTTCGATATCCGCATCGGGTGCTGTCACTGTCCGCCTGATGACAGCAAAATCCAGGGTTGCCCCAACTGAGAAGCGTAGACCTACCCTCGCACGTCTGGAGTTGTGTGCTAGTCTTCGTTTGGCCAATCTACAGAATCAACTGCTGGAGAGCCTTCAACTCCAATGTCCCCGGTTTCTGTGGTCGGATTCTACAATCACGCTGCACTGGATTTCGCGTGATCCATCGAATTGGAATTCCTTCGTTGCCAATCGGGTTTCGCAGATTCAGCAGTTAACTGAGACCGCTACGTGGCTGCATGTGCCTACTGAAGACAATCCGGCTGACCACATTTCGCGTGGTTTGACTCCAGAATCCATCGTTGGCAATGAATTGTGGTGGAATGGTCCGAAATGGCTGCTTCGTCCTCCTCAACATTGGCCTGCGTCCGCGTATTCCTGGAAAACCCAGCCGCCGCCAGAAGTAGACACCGAGAAAAGGAAAGCCGTTCCTATTTCCGCAGTTTGCACTCACCAAGAGTCCTGGACCCGAGAAACGTTGGGCTATTTTGATAGCTACTACCGCCTACTTCGAATCATCGCCCTTTGCAAGCGTTTCATGAATAACTGTAAGTTATTGGAACATGCACGCACCGTAGGATTTCTGGCACCTTCCGAGATTCGTTCGGCAGAGCTGTCACTTCTGCAATGCGTGCAGCTCGAAGAGTTCGCTGAAGATCACAAACGTTTACGGCAAGGCTCGACCGTTTCGCAGAAATCTCCGTTGCTGAAACTTCGCCCGTTCATGGACCAAAATGAACAGTTGATTCGTGTGGGAGGTCGCCTCAAAAACGCTCCCATTCCATTCGACCGAAAATATCCATTCCTAATTCCGAAGAAGCATTTCATCACGGATCTTATCTTTCTCGACGCCCATGAAGAAACGCTTCACGCAGGACCTTCGCATCTGTTGGCAGCAGTTCGTCGTCGTTACTGGCCAATAGATGGTCCAAATAAAGCCCGTAATACAGTCCACCAATGCATCGTCTGTTTCCGCAACAAACCGAGATTCGCTCAGCAAGTTATGGCACATCTTCCTGCTGTACGTGTTACACCATCGCTTCCATTCATCAGTACCGGAGTCGATTTCATGGGTCCAGTGTACTTGAAACCTCCTCGCAAACAGGGCCCAATCAAATCCTATATTTGCGTCTTCGTTTGCATGGTTACCAAGGCCGCACATCTCGAACTGGTAATGAGCCTCACATCCGACGCTTTCATCGCAGCGCTGAAACGGTTCTGCTCCCGGAGACGACGTCCATCAGATATTTACTGCGACAACGCCACGAATTTCGTCGGCGCCAAGAACCAGCTGGAAGAACTTCGTGTTCTCTTCCTGTCGCAACGGCATCAGTCCGAGATTGCCAGAACAACAGCCCGAATGGGAATCGCTTTCCATTTCATCCCACCACGCTCACCCACCTTTGGAGGGTTGTGGGAAGCTTGCGTCAAGTCCGTGAAACATCACCTACATCGCGTGACTCTTGATGTCCTTCAGACGCAAGAGGAAATGACCACTACGGTCGCACAAATCGAAGCGTGCCTCAACTCCCGGCCGCTTACTCCCCGTTCCAACGATCCCACAGACCTCGAGGCCCTAACTCCAGGCCATTTCCTAATCGGTGGTCCAATCCTAGCTCTTCCCGAACCAAACCTTACCTCGTTACCCTCCAATCACCTGTCCCGCTGGCAAGACCAACAGCGTGTTCTCCAAACGCTTTGGGATCGCTGGTACGCAGAATACTTGCCCACTCTACAGCGTCTCCAAAAATGGCCCGGTAAACACCCGAATCTAGCCGTCGGTGACATGGTTCTGGTCGAAGACAACAACTTGCCTCCTACGAAATGGCCCATCGCTCGAGTCCTGAAGACGATTGTTGGCGACGATGCGTGTGGCAGAGTTGCAGACGTGCTGTGTGATGGAAACCAAATCCGCCGTTGCTCAATCCGCAAAATGTGCCCGCTCCCACATTGCGAAGCCTCCACAGTCACGGAATCCGAGCGTCAGCCTTCCGCTCCGAGCTGCACTCCCCAACCATCTCCCACAATTGATCTTCAGGCTCCATCCACACTTCCGGCCGCTGCTCAACTTTTGGCTCCGAACAGCGAGATTGGttccgacgacgacaacgacgagtAA